In Sulfuracidifex metallicus DSM 6482 = JCM 9184, a single window of DNA contains:
- a CDS encoding CBS domain-containing protein, with the protein MKKVKEAMSSPIFQVEANTSLMEACKLMVERGVGSIIITENGVPKGIFTDRDATKAISIGLSPNDAVRLASTLGELLTVSEDTDVFEAISLMTKNKIRHLPVKDKDGNIVGMFAITDISKVLSSL; encoded by the coding sequence ATGAAGAAAGTAAAAGAAGCCATGTCGAGCCCCATATTTCAAGTTGAAGCTAATACATCCCTTATGGAAGCATGCAAGTTAATGGTTGAAAGAGGTGTAGGATCGATAATAATAACTGAAAATGGAGTTCCAAAGGGAATATTCACAGATAGAGATGCTACTAAAGCCATCTCAATTGGACTAAGCCCAAACGACGCAGTCAGGTTAGCCTCTACCTTAGGTGAACTATTGACAGTTAGCGAAGATACTGACGTATTCGAGGCAATAAGCCTCATGACCAAGAACAAGATAAGGCATCTACCTGTTAAGGACAAGGATGGTAACATAGTAGGTATGTTTGCAATTACCGACATATCCAAGGTGCTCTCCAGTTTATAA
- a CDS encoding DsbA family protein — protein sequence MTVKFTFFHDVLCPFCYITSKRLMKVVKEYGKEVTVVHKAFMIISSLDDLKAAAPDEESAVNLFRGEFSILKNYIKDYDPDKVLSKGKIKWVWSLPPLMACKAAEHQGGNEVHWKYFDKLQDKFFMEGEDVTQDEVLLSTAESLGLDMKKFKEDYKSKKAKLEVIEDEEEAHAMGLRGVPAILVNDHWLIRGVPEEDKIRAVIEDILKNGEPKETKLKAYWEK from the coding sequence ATAACCGTAAAGTTCACGTTCTTTCACGATGTACTTTGCCCGTTCTGCTATATAACCTCAAAGAGACTCATGAAAGTGGTCAAGGAATACGGCAAGGAGGTAACCGTAGTACATAAGGCGTTCATGATAATATCATCTTTAGATGACTTGAAAGCTGCAGCTCCAGACGAAGAAAGCGCCGTAAACTTGTTTCGCGGTGAATTTTCTATCTTGAAAAACTACATCAAGGATTACGATCCTGACAAGGTATTATCGAAAGGTAAAATTAAGTGGGTTTGGTCCCTTCCTCCACTCATGGCATGCAAGGCAGCTGAACACCAAGGTGGAAACGAAGTTCATTGGAAGTACTTTGACAAGCTTCAAGACAAATTCTTCATGGAGGGAGAGGATGTAACTCAAGACGAGGTTTTACTTTCAACCGCCGAATCTTTAGGTCTTGACATGAAGAAATTTAAGGAGGACTATAAATCCAAGAAGGCTAAGCTCGAAGTTATAGAGGATGAGGAGGAAGCTCACGCTATGGGATTAAGGGGAGTTCCGGCAATTCTAGTAAATGATCATTGGCTTATAAGGGGAGTTCCTGAGGAGGATAAAATAAGGGCCGTTATAGAGGACATATTGAAGAATGGTGAGCCTAAGGAAACTAAACTTAAGGCTTACTGGGAGAAGTAA
- a CDS encoding nitroreductase family protein gives MCEEFLKSRRSIRKFQDKDVPNEVLIKLVEIANNAPSSNNNEPWKFIFIRDKKTKQELSKLHKGASHLADAPIVVAVVAEPDRNPNTWMVDVPNAALYFALAAHCLGLGVGWVASYYNKTASSILGIPSNKVLVTLMSIGYPDYTPKPKTNLKPEDVILYERWS, from the coding sequence ATGTGTGAGGAGTTCCTAAAGAGTAGGAGAAGCATAAGGAAATTCCAGGATAAGGACGTGCCAAATGAAGTTCTTATCAAGCTGGTAGAGATTGCAAATAATGCACCAAGTTCCAACAATAATGAGCCATGGAAATTTATTTTTATAAGAGATAAAAAAACTAAGCAAGAGCTTTCAAAGCTACACAAGGGAGCTTCCCATTTAGCTGACGCGCCGATTGTTGTGGCTGTAGTAGCTGAACCAGATAGGAATCCGAATACTTGGATGGTAGACGTACCTAACGCTGCCCTCTATTTTGCTTTGGCTGCGCACTGCTTGGGACTTGGAGTGGGATGGGTCGCTTCGTACTACAATAAGACTGCGTCGTCAATCTTGGGTATACCTTCCAATAAGGTCCTTGTAACCTTGATGTCAATAGGATATCCGGATTATACTCCTAAGCCAAAGACAAACCTTAAACCAGAGGATGTAATTCTTTATGAGAGGTGGTCATGA
- a CDS encoding Gfo/Idh/MocA family oxidoreductase: MKIAVVGCRGFGNVHLKAYQQIRKEIDLETYVFSRDINNAKQCMNEFEANGYFISYDDVLSSDVDVVDLIVSHDSHESMGRSAMESGKHLMLEKPIGRTEEEGISLIETSNKTKVKFMVMENHYFDPSVWKAKELMAKLGRISAIIVRNTRFNSPSGWRRNKAMMGGGALIDGGIHYVDTLLNLGGEYKRIEGLCKSTFAGLEGEDTTEAIFDFGGFLGTLIYSWATESRYFPRFEIYGEHGSIVEDYKSRTSEKPYGNLILQLNGDETETIEVKKVNTVEEEIKGFLQSLIEGKNVPMNPTLALRDLKAVIDIYRSCGEI; encoded by the coding sequence ATGAAGATAGCCGTAGTAGGTTGTAGAGGATTCGGAAACGTTCACCTTAAGGCATATCAACAAATAAGAAAGGAGATAGACCTTGAGACCTACGTATTTAGCAGAGATATAAATAATGCTAAGCAATGCATGAATGAGTTTGAAGCCAACGGATACTTCATATCTTACGATGATGTGCTTAGCTCTGACGTTGATGTTGTAGACTTGATAGTGAGCCACGACTCCCACGAATCCATGGGAAGGTCAGCCATGGAGTCTGGGAAGCATCTGATGTTGGAGAAGCCGATTGGGAGAACTGAAGAGGAAGGAATCTCTTTGATAGAGACGTCAAATAAAACCAAAGTTAAGTTCATGGTTATGGAAAACCATTACTTTGACCCATCCGTTTGGAAAGCTAAAGAACTCATGGCTAAACTTGGAAGAATTTCTGCAATTATAGTCAGGAACACCAGATTTAATTCTCCTTCAGGCTGGAGAAGGAACAAAGCGATGATGGGAGGAGGAGCCTTAATAGATGGTGGAATACATTACGTTGATACACTACTAAACCTCGGGGGTGAATACAAAAGAATTGAAGGTCTATGCAAGTCCACGTTCGCTGGACTAGAGGGGGAGGATACGACCGAAGCCATTTTCGACTTTGGTGGATTTCTTGGTACCCTGATCTATTCCTGGGCTACTGAATCTCGTTATTTTCCTAGATTTGAAATATATGGGGAACATGGTAGCATAGTGGAGGATTACAAGTCGAGAACTTCCGAGAAACCCTATGGAAATCTTATCCTACAGTTGAATGGAGATGAAACGGAAACCATAGAGGTGAAAAAGGTAAACACCGTGGAGGAGGAAATAAAGGGTTTCCTACAGTCGTTGATAGAAGGGAAGAATGTGCCCATGAATCCCACCTTAGCGTTAAGGGATCTAAAGGCCGTTATTGACATATATAGAAGTTGCGGTGAGATTTAA
- a CDS encoding molybdopterin-dependent oxidoreductase: MPSLESRRNFLKMMLAATSLIAIWKLGSSGVFTSHTNKSLTPFSSWYVVQYSNYTPNLSLSNYILTVDGEVNNPLQLTYEDLIKMPSISIKDTIQCVSDPYFLKANVEWTGVPLKYILNMAGVKPNATKVITFSADGYTADLPLYKAMEEDTLVAYMADGKPLPQFHGYPVRLTVPRWWGYCYTKWLVRIHVTDKNYLGYWESRGYPDVARK; the protein is encoded by the coding sequence ATGCCCTCGCTAGAAAGCAGAAGAAATTTCCTTAAAATGATGCTAGCCGCAACTTCGCTAATTGCAATATGGAAACTAGGTAGTAGTGGAGTTTTCACTTCTCACACTAACAAGTCATTAACTCCTTTTTCCTCATGGTATGTAGTCCAATATAGTAATTACACTCCTAATCTTTCCTTAAGTAATTACATTTTAACAGTAGACGGAGAAGTGAATAATCCACTTCAGCTAACTTATGAAGACCTAATTAAAATGCCTTCTATTTCTATTAAAGATACTATACAATGCGTCTCTGATCCATATTTTCTTAAGGCAAATGTTGAGTGGACTGGTGTGCCTCTCAAATATATTCTAAATATGGCAGGAGTCAAGCCCAACGCAACTAAAGTAATAACTTTCAGCGCTGATGGATATACGGCAGACCTACCATTGTATAAAGCTATGGAAGAGGACACGTTAGTTGCGTATATGGCTGATGGTAAACCTTTACCTCAGTTTCATGGATATCCAGTTAGACTTACTGTTCCAAGATGGTGGGGATATTGTTACACAAAGTGGTTAGTTAGAATTCATGTAACTGATAAAAACTATTTAGGTTATTGGGAATCAAGAGGGTATCCAGATGTTGCAAGGAAATAG
- a CDS encoding radical SAM protein — MKVSDEEMKALSGGEIPDSLSDVIDGFVDQEFDPEYMIFNKKYLEPTILLTYNCNFDCPYCFQKDYRRKDVVQDKVIRGFINYIKRNSKGRKVRVSYFGGEPLLQLKKIEDISKEIDSSGLDYSFSVITNGSLLSPSVLDKLVSLGLTHVQITLDGPREVHDKRRFFVGGKGSFDLILDHLAYAQDKTNVVLRINVDYRNVDEIRELLSTLKERGIIRVRIDPHLVHENIFRNEYWDNLIAKENEGDILAKVWEIAREEGFQVPHEAFRLGICVAHVEDDIVVDPYGNVYPCWAFTGNPLYVKGTLNEDGTVKLNGKFSSKVAREVWKGKCDNCPFLPMCMGGCRFFSVLNRKGFDGVDCQKRSYEEIVKLIRYFV, encoded by the coding sequence GTGAAAGTTTCTGATGAGGAAATGAAGGCTCTCTCTGGCGGAGAAATTCCAGATAGTTTAAGTGATGTGATCGACGGTTTCGTTGATCAAGAATTTGACCCTGAATATATGATATTTAACAAGAAATATCTCGAACCTACCATTCTTCTAACGTATAATTGCAACTTCGATTGCCCATACTGTTTCCAAAAGGACTACAGAAGAAAGGATGTAGTACAAGACAAAGTAATCAGAGGTTTCATCAATTACATTAAGAGAAACAGTAAGGGAAGAAAAGTAAGGGTATCTTATTTCGGAGGAGAGCCGTTACTTCAATTAAAGAAAATAGAAGATATCTCCAAGGAAATAGATTCGTCTGGATTGGATTATTCCTTCAGTGTAATAACTAACGGCTCTTTGCTGAGCCCCAGCGTCTTGGATAAATTGGTCTCTTTAGGACTTACCCACGTTCAAATAACTCTTGACGGTCCAAGGGAAGTACACGACAAGAGAAGGTTCTTCGTGGGGGGAAAAGGATCCTTTGACTTGATCTTGGATCACCTTGCTTATGCCCAGGACAAAACCAACGTAGTTTTAAGGATTAACGTTGACTACAGAAACGTTGATGAAATTAGAGAGTTGTTGTCAACCTTAAAGGAGAGGGGCATTATAAGGGTTAGAATTGACCCCCATTTGGTTCACGAGAATATATTTAGAAATGAATACTGGGATAATCTAATAGCTAAGGAAAACGAAGGTGATATTCTGGCTAAAGTATGGGAGATTGCAAGAGAAGAGGGCTTCCAAGTACCACATGAAGCCTTCAGGTTAGGGATTTGTGTAGCTCACGTGGAGGACGACATTGTAGTTGATCCTTACGGGAACGTATATCCATGTTGGGCTTTCACAGGGAATCCTCTATATGTGAAGGGAACGTTAAATGAGGACGGCACAGTAAAACTAAATGGAAAGTTTTCCTCCAAGGTAGCCAGAGAAGTTTGGAAGGGAAAGTGTGACAATTGTCCATTCCTTCCCATGTGCATGGGAGGTTGTAGGTTCTTCTCAGTTCTTAACAGAAAAGGTTTTGACGGCGTTGATTGCCAGAAGAGAAGCTATGAGGAAATAGTCAAGTTAATACGATATTTCGTATAA
- a CDS encoding CBS domain-containing protein, which produces MKVSEIMTKEVASVSEDTKARVALDIMLRLNIRRLLVRNGKLTGILTIRDIVYDGNLERKVGELASRDLQFVMPTASLKEACMIITSQALGSLIVGNGNDVEGIVTERDLLRYCKSPPSNVGDIMNIEPVIANRDATLKEVLEFMKKKWVRHAIVIEDSLPVGIVSVRDIARALLSKGLDVKVGGFMSLSPFKVTPDSTVETARRIMVEHNIGFLPVVDPRTLLGSVSERELIAAMSV; this is translated from the coding sequence ATGAAAGTTTCAGAGATAATGACAAAGGAAGTCGCCAGCGTTTCTGAGGATACTAAAGCTAGAGTAGCTTTAGATATAATGTTGAGATTGAACATAAGAAGGCTCCTAGTGAGGAACGGAAAGCTAACCGGAATATTGACAATAAGGGATATAGTTTACGATGGAAATCTGGAGAGGAAAGTAGGAGAGCTTGCATCTCGAGATCTACAATTCGTCATGCCTACTGCTTCCTTAAAGGAGGCGTGCATGATCATAACCTCGCAGGCTTTAGGTTCATTAATTGTAGGAAACGGCAACGACGTAGAAGGCATAGTTACTGAGAGGGATCTCCTAAGGTATTGTAAATCACCTCCATCTAACGTAGGTGATATCATGAACATTGAACCAGTGATAGCCAATAGGGACGCTACCTTAAAAGAGGTACTTGAATTTATGAAGAAGAAGTGGGTTAGACACGCCATAGTTATTGAGGACAGCCTTCCCGTAGGTATTGTCTCAGTTAGGGACATAGCCAGAGCCCTCCTAAGTAAGGGATTGGACGTGAAGGTTGGCGGCTTCATGTCCTTATCTCCTTTTAAGGTGACGCCAGATTCCACAGTGGAGACTGCAAGAAGGATAATGGTTGAACATAACATAGGTTTTCTCCCGGTAGTGGACCCAAGAACACTCCTAGGTAGCGTAAGCGAAAGGGAACTTATAGCTGCAATGTCAGTATAG
- a CDS encoding OsmC family protein: MITFTADGKVEGDHVNVCAGGQEFQIGLMGGEYPTPEEVLLASSLSCLMLTVVYIAREKGVAVEDIEGCIQGDMDPKGFQGDPSIPPGVLEVRYNLTVRSKDPRIKEILEESEKRCPMRDTLARSVKVVVKWDIES, encoded by the coding sequence TTGATCACGTTTACTGCTGACGGAAAGGTTGAGGGGGATCATGTAAATGTATGCGCTGGTGGCCAGGAGTTTCAGATCGGGTTAATGGGAGGGGAATATCCGACTCCAGAGGAGGTGTTGCTAGCTTCTTCTCTTTCTTGTTTAATGTTGACAGTTGTCTATATCGCAAGGGAGAAGGGAGTTGCGGTTGAAGACATTGAAGGTTGTATACAAGGAGACATGGATCCTAAAGGATTCCAAGGTGACCCTTCAATACCACCGGGTGTACTTGAAGTCAGGTACAACTTGACCGTGAGGAGTAAGGATCCAAGAATCAAGGAAATATTGGAAGAATCTGAAAAGAGATGTCCTATGAGGGATACCCTAGCAAGAAGTGTTAAGGTCGTGGTCAAGTGGGATATTGAAAGTTGA
- a CDS encoding lipoate--protein ligase family protein gives MSWRYITLPPQDGYHMVTSFVSVADYVSNGGKNTLLLFNVKQPFVNVGVHQEVWLEVDLEYTKKMGIPVVRRDLGGGTVVITPGEQDFFLVVRHEDAPSSPSALYQKFLTPIVNVIRSYGIDATLKDQDIVVKGKKISGNGAMTRGKAVVITGNILLTLDVELMSKCIKVPSEKFRDKVAKDMRGWLTSIQDEIGYVPSKEELYKKIKEEFEKELNVKFEESNLTPEEIEEWDKLANEKIDEEWIYFKDNRHPDLKTERCVKINSSLALCHMDYKARKLLRITLRVFNKTIDEVSISGDFFVMSPQGFLERLEDALKGTPPSEVDRKIKEVFDKEKPVIFGFTQEDLIKAFQELISKPEIQEII, from the coding sequence ATGAGCTGGAGGTATATTACCTTACCTCCACAAGACGGCTACCATATGGTAACTTCTTTTGTTTCCGTAGCCGATTACGTGTCCAATGGAGGTAAGAATACTTTACTTCTTTTTAACGTTAAACAGCCTTTCGTCAATGTAGGCGTTCATCAGGAAGTATGGTTAGAGGTTGACCTTGAATATACCAAGAAAATGGGAATACCAGTAGTTAGGAGAGATCTTGGAGGAGGAACTGTAGTAATAACCCCTGGGGAGCAGGACTTCTTTCTAGTTGTAAGGCATGAGGATGCACCGTCATCTCCTTCTGCTCTGTATCAGAAGTTCCTGACTCCCATAGTTAACGTAATAAGATCCTATGGAATAGACGCCACATTAAAGGATCAAGATATAGTTGTAAAAGGAAAGAAGATAAGCGGAAACGGTGCCATGACTAGAGGTAAAGCAGTAGTAATCACGGGCAACATACTCTTAACCTTAGATGTGGAATTGATGAGCAAGTGCATAAAGGTTCCCTCCGAGAAATTTAGGGATAAAGTAGCGAAGGATATGAGAGGATGGTTAACGTCAATTCAGGACGAAATCGGTTACGTCCCTTCAAAGGAAGAGTTGTATAAGAAGATTAAGGAAGAGTTCGAAAAAGAGCTAAACGTAAAGTTCGAGGAATCTAACCTAACTCCAGAGGAGATAGAGGAATGGGATAAGCTTGCAAACGAGAAAATAGACGAGGAATGGATATATTTTAAGGATAATAGACATCCTGATTTGAAGACCGAAAGATGCGTGAAGATAAACTCTTCCCTCGCCTTGTGCCACATGGATTACAAGGCAAGGAAGCTACTTAGGATTACTCTTAGAGTGTTCAACAAAACCATAGATGAAGTATCCATATCCGGAGACTTCTTTGTTATGTCACCTCAGGGATTCCTTGAGAGACTTGAGGATGCATTAAAGGGTACTCCACCGTCAGAAGTTGACAGAAAAATAAAGGAAGTCTTCGATAAAGAGAAACCAGTGATATTCGGCTTTACTCAAGAGGATTTGATTAAGGCTTTCCAAGAGCTCATCAGTAAGCCTGAGATACAAGAAATAATTTAG
- a CDS encoding glycine cleavage system protein H — MANVSNCEIPEDLYYFIEGKNTVWAKMEGSDTIIVGITDVAQTMAGKVVKVRIKKKGMKIERGKPVSTMESGKWAGPVPSPVTGEILESNTEVEKSPVLVNQDPYGKGWLVKMKVNNPEEIKQLLTGSDAVAKMSEIINGEKLQCKRL, encoded by the coding sequence TTGGCAAACGTTTCAAACTGTGAAATCCCAGAAGACCTCTATTATTTTATAGAGGGAAAAAATACGGTATGGGCTAAAATGGAAGGCTCGGACACAATAATAGTAGGAATAACTGACGTTGCCCAGACCATGGCTGGAAAAGTTGTTAAGGTAAGAATAAAGAAAAAGGGAATGAAGATAGAGAGAGGAAAACCAGTTTCAACTATGGAGAGCGGAAAGTGGGCTGGTCCAGTCCCATCACCTGTCACGGGCGAGATATTAGAGTCCAATACTGAGGTAGAGAAGAGCCCCGTACTGGTGAATCAAGATCCGTACGGAAAAGGATGGCTAGTGAAGATGAAGGTCAATAATCCAGAGGAAATTAAGCAACTCCTTACTGGCTCAGACGCAGTAGCGAAAATGAGCGAGATAATAAACGGAGAAAAACTACAATGCAAGAGGCTCTGA
- a CDS encoding helix-turn-helix domain-containing protein translates to MDVTELTVLTLLSEGELSVKEIRRYSGMRRSSLLRALKSLEDKGLVEKKVLIGDDIVLGITDQGMEELYKYYLYLRDLVNNMEQTVCLRFNC, encoded by the coding sequence ATGGACGTAACAGAACTTACCGTGCTAACTTTGCTCTCGGAAGGCGAGCTTAGCGTAAAGGAGATTAGACGTTACTCTGGAATGAGGAGAAGTTCTCTGCTTCGAGCTCTAAAGTCGCTGGAAGACAAGGGACTAGTGGAAAAGAAGGTACTAATAGGAGATGACATAGTTTTAGGAATAACAGATCAAGGTATGGAGGAGCTTTACAAGTATTATTTGTACTTAAGAGATCTGGTAAACAACATGGAACAGACAGTGTGTCTAAGGTTTAATTGTTAG
- the purE gene encoding 5-(carboxyamino)imidazole ribonucleotide mutase has protein sequence MPLVGVIMGSKSDWETMKGASEVLQQFNVDHEVKVVSAHRTPDFMFQYAREARTRGLEVIIAGAGGAAHLPGMVASLTTLPVIGVPVQSKSLNGIDSLLSIVQMPYGVPVATVAIGNAKNAALLAIRILSLKHEELKEKLEKFSQDMKNDVMNTVL, from the coding sequence ATGCCTTTAGTTGGAGTCATAATGGGAAGTAAATCTGACTGGGAAACAATGAAGGGTGCATCGGAAGTATTGCAGCAATTCAACGTAGACCATGAAGTCAAAGTGGTGTCAGCACACAGAACTCCTGACTTCATGTTTCAGTACGCCAGGGAAGCACGTACAAGGGGCCTAGAAGTCATAATTGCTGGAGCTGGGGGTGCAGCCCATCTTCCAGGGATGGTAGCTTCCCTAACTACGTTACCCGTGATCGGAGTTCCAGTACAATCCAAGTCACTTAACGGTATAGATTCTCTTTTATCAATAGTCCAAATGCCCTACGGAGTTCCCGTAGCAACGGTTGCCATAGGTAATGCTAAAAACGCAGCTCTGTTGGCAATCAGAATTCTTTCCTTGAAACATGAAGAACTTAAAGAAAAACTTGAAAAGTTCTCGCAGGATATGAAGAACGATGTAATGAATACGGTGCTTTGA
- a CDS encoding 5-(carboxyamino)imidazole ribonucleotide synthase encodes MVSVGIMGGGQLGLMMIMEGRRLPFKFFVMDDSDSPACMIADKCFSPSNYKEFVDSSDVVTFEFEHVSEEALIYAHDERKLYPSLDAVELKRERYKEKEYYRNHGLPTPRFTVVRGGDEALRTLKDEFNNYGVIKRSKGGYDGKGQYFVRGDPAVASEVKGMDCYFVVEEFVDFDFEASVIGVRSIRGEFSAYPPTFNLNLKGILVYNYGPYGDPAMQEIVRKLADSLNYVGAMGVEFFVKGSKVMINEFAPRVHNTGHYTLDGALFSQFDQHVNVITGSSPLSTEVTTPSGMLNLLGVEKIPQISEGKVYWYNKKEARKRRKMGHINVVGKDLAEVKGKIDNLMKQIYIKGLDL; translated from the coding sequence ATGGTATCCGTTGGAATTATGGGGGGAGGTCAGCTAGGTTTAATGATGATAATGGAGGGTAGACGTCTACCCTTTAAGTTCTTCGTAATGGACGACTCAGATTCTCCAGCGTGTATGATAGCTGATAAGTGTTTTTCCCCGTCTAATTACAAGGAATTTGTGGACTCCAGTGACGTTGTAACGTTTGAGTTTGAACATGTGAGCGAAGAGGCTCTGATTTACGCACATGACGAGAGAAAGCTTTATCCTTCACTAGATGCGGTAGAGCTAAAGAGGGAAAGGTATAAGGAAAAGGAATATTACCGTAATCACGGCTTGCCTACCCCTCGATTTACCGTAGTAAGGGGAGGTGACGAAGCCCTTAGGACCCTCAAAGATGAGTTCAACAATTACGGTGTTATTAAGAGGTCAAAGGGAGGATATGATGGTAAAGGACAATATTTCGTTAGGGGAGATCCAGCAGTTGCGTCCGAAGTGAAAGGTATGGATTGCTACTTTGTAGTTGAGGAATTTGTGGACTTTGACTTTGAGGCTTCAGTAATAGGAGTGAGATCTATAAGGGGAGAATTCTCAGCATATCCTCCAACGTTTAACTTGAATCTAAAGGGTATACTAGTTTACAACTATGGTCCTTATGGAGATCCTGCAATGCAGGAAATAGTAAGGAAACTAGCAGATTCCCTTAATTATGTAGGAGCAATGGGGGTAGAATTCTTTGTCAAAGGCTCAAAGGTAATGATAAACGAGTTTGCCCCAAGGGTTCACAACACAGGTCATTACACATTGGATGGAGCTCTGTTCTCTCAGTTTGATCAGCACGTTAACGTAATAACTGGCTCAAGTCCTCTTTCAACTGAAGTAACCACGCCTTCTGGGATGCTCAATTTATTGGGAGTAGAAAAGATCCCGCAAATTTCAGAAGGTAAAGTGTACTGGTACAACAAGAAGGAAGCCAGGAAGAGGAGAAAGATGGGTCACATAAACGTTGTGGGCAAGGATTTGGCTGAAGTAAAGGGAAAGATTGATAATTTAATGAAACAAATTTACATTAAAGGCTTAGATCTATGA
- a CDS encoding DNA-binding protein: MRFNFKLWIETDEGKPILGKGGLELLKAIQKTGSLTNASKETGMSYKFAWEYVKRIDSSIDGVNMRKGGRNAGGSAITHEMEELMKIYEEVEKEIQGILKKYDEKLKEIKGNQDSNKQQGI, translated from the coding sequence ATGAGATTCAATTTCAAGTTATGGATTGAAACCGATGAAGGAAAGCCTATCCTCGGAAAAGGAGGGCTGGAGCTTCTTAAGGCTATACAAAAGACCGGATCTCTTACTAACGCTTCTAAGGAGACCGGTATGTCCTACAAGTTCGCTTGGGAATACGTTAAGAGGATTGATAGTTCAATAGATGGAGTTAATATGAGAAAGGGAGGAAGAAATGCTGGAGGTTCAGCTATAACACATGAGATGGAGGAATTGATGAAAATATATGAGGAGGTAGAGAAAGAAATACAGGGTATTTTAAAGAAATATGACGAGAAATTAAAGGAAATTAAAGGTAATCAGGATTCAAATAAGCAACAAGGAATCTAA
- a CDS encoding FAD-dependent oxidoreductase: protein MIMRPKDETEVSQILSEFSKSDKKIRIIGTGNHDARLLPRYSEDILSTSEMTDFSIKDGIVEAQAGALVPKIREEASSQDLLLPLIYDGTVGGALAMNVMSSLSTGFGTPSNFADYVRAITPKGPISWKGFIGSKGVLGAISFAKMRTFKRPDHVYIYERTTPDPGYFMLYSFIIARNKPIAFVMEYEGGKYSVHASFTKKDIHAEGFSIDEGIPAVEESGGPSAVVEVPSLISDFRRIAEETNPAYAYAIYGYNYVFVYTSEIEQIADMGYKVFHRGYIHPAYLKVKRFIDFSNTII from the coding sequence ATGATAATGAGGCCGAAAGATGAGACAGAGGTTTCGCAGATTCTAAGCGAGTTCAGCAAGTCAGACAAGAAGATAAGGATTATAGGAACAGGAAATCATGACGCTAGATTGCTTCCTAGATATTCTGAGGACATCTTATCTACAAGTGAAATGACTGACTTTTCCATAAAGGACGGAATAGTGGAGGCGCAGGCTGGTGCCTTGGTTCCTAAAATAAGGGAGGAGGCGTCTAGTCAAGATCTACTACTTCCTCTAATATACGACGGTACTGTAGGTGGAGCCTTAGCCATGAACGTCATGAGCTCCTTGTCTACAGGATTCGGGACTCCTAGCAATTTCGCAGACTACGTTAGAGCAATAACGCCTAAGGGACCAATCTCATGGAAGGGTTTCATAGGTTCAAAGGGAGTGTTGGGAGCAATCAGCTTCGCTAAGATGAGAACCTTTAAGAGACCAGACCACGTATACATTTACGAAAGGACAACCCCTGATCCAGGATATTTCATGTTATACTCCTTCATAATAGCTAGGAATAAACCAATAGCGTTCGTGATGGAGTATGAAGGAGGAAAATACAGTGTACATGCTTCCTTTACAAAAAAGGACATACACGCAGAGGGATTCTCCATAGATGAGGGTATCCCTGCAGTAGAGGAGAGCGGAGGACCCAGTGCTGTGGTTGAAGTCCCCTCGTTGATAAGCGATTTCAGAAGGATAGCGGAGGAGACTAATCCGGCTTACGCTTACGCAATTTATGGCTACAATTACGTCTTCGTTTACACGAGTGAGATTGAACAAATAGCGGATATGGGCTACAAGGTCTTTCATCGAGGGTATATACATCCAGCCTACTTGAAAGTGAAAAGATTTATCGACTTCTCAAATACTATCATTTAG